The Brumimicrobium sp. genomic interval AATAACTATGAGCGAACTTGAAAAAGCATTAAAAGAAAAATTTGGAGAGCATCGGGTAAAGGAATTTATTACCGAAGACGAAATGTATATTCCTTTATTGGAAATTACAATCCAAACAAATTTAACTTTCCGTGTAATCGTTACAAATGGGATGTCTGATTACAAAATGCCTATTCCGAATCATTTAAAAACTGTAAACGAGCGAGTTTATAATGAATTGTTCATTTGTTTACCGGAATATTGGGACTTTACTGATGAAAATAGGAAGTGGCCTATCGAAACTTTGCAAAAACTTGCTAAAAATGTCATTGAGAAAGAAACTTGGTATGGACCAGGACATACCATTGCAAATGGAAATCCTACGAAACCTATTTCTAATTTAATGGAACAAGAATATTTTCTTTTAGCAGACCCAATTTATCTAGAAGAGTTTATGAAACCACTTCAATTAAATGATAAAAAGATTTATTTTTTAGCTGTTATCCCTTTACTTATGAGTGAATATGACCTTCTAGTTTATAAGGCTTATCCTAAATGGCTGCAAAAATTTAAGAGCGGTAGAGGAAATGAAATTATAGATGAATATAAAAAGACATCTTCTTTACGTAGGCGAATCTTTAATTTTTAGCTTCCTTCACTTTGACGCCAAAAGTACAAGGCCCGTATGTTTTTCCCCAATCTTCGCAAGCTCTTTTGGCTACTTGTTTGGTAGATTTTTGAATTGGATAAACCTTTTCATTGCATGTACATGTATAATCCTTTTTACAAGAAGCGAATGTTAGCATCAACACCCCGAGTATAAATAAAAATAGTTTCTGCTGCATTGTCTTTACATTTGGCAATAAGTGCTACGAATTTATAGAAATTAATGAGATATGTGTATGTGTTTTCAGAACAAAATAACTGCATAATTGTATATTTGGTATAAAATTTAAAAAGAAGTGATGAAAAGAAGCATTATTCTGATTCTATTTTCTATATTGATAGTATCTTCTTGTTCCCTTGACAGAGTGGTGCATAGGAAGAATAAGAAAGGCTATAAACATGCTCCTTATGACGTGATGGTAGTCCCAGGAT includes:
- a CDS encoding suppressor of fused domain protein; translation: MSELEKALKEKFGEHRVKEFITEDEMYIPLLEITIQTNLTFRVIVTNGMSDYKMPIPNHLKTVNERVYNELFICLPEYWDFTDENRKWPIETLQKLAKNVIEKETWYGPGHTIANGNPTKPISNLMEQEYFLLADPIYLEEFMKPLQLNDKKIYFLAVIPLLMSEYDLLVYKAYPKWLQKFKSGRGNEIIDEYKKTSSLRRRIFNF